One part of the [Synechococcus] sp. NIES-970 genome encodes these proteins:
- the hisS gene encoding histidyl-tRNA synthetase, with the protein MATIQALRGTKDIFAPEIAYWQQVEAVVRDCLGRAMYQEIRTPIFEQTNLFERGIGEATDVVSKEMYSFTDRGDRPITLRPEGTAGAVRAYIERKLFAQGGTQRLWYTGPMFRYERPQAGRQRQFHQVGVEVLGSADPRADVEVIAIATEILQKLGLKNLTLQLNSVGNGGDRQNYREALVNYLRPFKADLDADSQDRLERNPMRILDSKDQKTQEIAQNAPSILDYLGDASKRHFDQVQASLTALGIDYTLNPCLVRGLDYYTHTAFEIQSSDLGAQATVCGGGRYDGLVAELGGPETPAVGWAIGLERLVILLQQLSAVPPQNLDFYLVSKGEKAEQNAVILAHKLRFAGFSVELDLSGSAFGKQFKRADRSGAIACLVLGEEEAENQQVQLKWLQTKAQETLAQADLLGNIDQWRTKIQQIRS; encoded by the coding sequence ATGGCAACGATTCAAGCTTTACGAGGAACAAAGGATATTTTTGCGCCGGAAATCGCCTACTGGCAACAGGTAGAAGCGGTGGTCCGGGATTGCCTGGGCCGGGCGATGTACCAGGAGATTCGCACCCCCATTTTTGAGCAAACAAATTTGTTTGAACGAGGCATCGGTGAGGCGACGGATGTGGTCAGCAAGGAGATGTATTCTTTTACGGACCGGGGCGATCGCCCGATTACCCTGCGGCCAGAGGGAACCGCCGGGGCAGTGCGGGCCTACATTGAACGGAAACTCTTTGCCCAGGGGGGAACCCAGCGGCTTTGGTACACGGGGCCAATGTTCCGCTATGAAAGACCCCAGGCGGGCCGCCAACGACAATTTCACCAGGTAGGGGTGGAAGTCCTCGGTAGTGCTGACCCCCGCGCCGATGTGGAGGTGATTGCGATCGCCACGGAAATTTTGCAAAAACTGGGGCTGAAAAATCTCACTCTGCAACTAAACTCAGTGGGCAATGGGGGCGATCGCCAAAATTATCGTGAGGCTTTAGTAAACTATCTCAGGCCGTTTAAGGCTGACCTAGACGCCGATTCCCAAGACCGTTTAGAACGAAATCCAATGCGGATTTTGGACAGTAAAGATCAAAAAACCCAAGAAATTGCCCAGAATGCCCCCAGCATCTTGGATTATCTCGGCGACGCATCCAAACGCCACTTCGATCAGGTGCAAGCTTCCCTCACAGCTCTGGGGATTGATTACACCCTAAATCCTTGCCTAGTACGGGGTCTAGACTACTATACCCACACCGCCTTTGAAATCCAATCCAGCGATCTCGGTGCCCAGGCCACAGTCTGCGGCGGCGGCCGTTACGATGGCCTCGTGGCAGAACTCGGCGGCCCGGAAACCCCGGCGGTGGGTTGGGCGATCGGCTTAGAGCGACTGGTGATTTTGCTGCAACAATTGTCCGCAGTCCCCCCACAAAATCTCGATTTTTACCTCGTCTCCAAGGGCGAAAAAGCAGAACAAAATGCGGTGATTTTGGCCCACAAATTACGTTTTGCCGGATTTTCGGTAGAGCTCGATCTCAGTGGCAGTGCCTTCGGTAAACAGTTTAAGCGGGCCGACCGCAGTGGGGCGATCGCCTGCCTCGTACTGGGTGAAGAAGAAGCCGAAAACCAGCAGGTGCAACTGAAATGGCTCCAAACCAAAGCCCAAGAAACCCTGGCCCAGGCCGATCTTTTGGGGAACATTGACCAGTGGCGCACCAAAATTCAGCAAATTAGATCTTAA
- a CDS encoding hypothetical protein (conserved hypothetical protein), protein MPATFNLSPLIRITLLSLYLSLTLPIPFLAAVTQAPVPPNLLWAGLGLGGLFLYGALSEKVYLDETGITVTYPTWFRWLTRKGWSLPWEKIDQLKMRTTGQGGLVYYFVTPERDRAYLLPMRVAGFGKMVGLIESQTNLDTRDVRPLSQPWMYMILLGFTLLLLLVDGWAIATALTWA, encoded by the coding sequence ATGCCTGCTACTTTTAATCTTTCGCCCCTAATCCGCATTACCCTACTGAGTCTATATCTTTCGCTGACGCTTCCGATTCCATTCCTAGCCGCAGTCACCCAGGCCCCGGTGCCGCCGAATCTCCTCTGGGCAGGGTTAGGCTTGGGAGGACTTTTTCTCTATGGGGCTCTCAGCGAAAAGGTGTATCTGGACGAAACCGGGATTACCGTCACCTATCCGACCTGGTTTCGCTGGCTGACCCGCAAAGGCTGGTCGCTGCCCTGGGAAAAAATCGACCAACTGAAAATGCGCACCACTGGCCAGGGGGGTTTGGTCTATTATTTCGTCACCCCAGAACGCGATCGCGCTTATTTACTGCCAATGCGGGTGGCCGGCTTTGGGAAGATGGTGGGCCTCATTGAAAGCCAGACGAATCTTGATACCAGGGATGTGCGCCCCCTGTCCCAACCCTGGATGTACATGATTTTGCTGGGATTTACCCTCCTGCTGTTGCTTGTGGACGGTTGGGCGATCGCCACTGCCTTAACCTGGGCATAA
- the clpS gene encoding ATP-dependent Clp protease adaptor protein, whose translation MSTGVIEQRSTSTIRKPAPRYRVLLHNDDFNSMEHVVQTLMQTVAGLTQPQAVSIMMEAHTNGLALVITCVQEHAEFYCETLKMHGLTSTIEPDE comes from the coding sequence ATGTCCACCGGTGTGATCGAACAACGTTCTACGTCGACTATCCGTAAACCGGCTCCCCGCTACCGTGTTTTGCTCCACAATGACGATTTCAACTCTATGGAACATGTGGTCCAGACCTTGATGCAAACGGTGGCTGGCCTGACCCAACCCCAGGCGGTCAGTATCATGATGGAAGCCCATACCAACGGCCTCGCCCTAGTGATCACCTGCGTTCAGGAACATGCAGAGTTCTACTGCGAAACTTTAAAAATGCATGGCCTCACCAGCACTATTGAGCCCGACGAATAG
- the pstB_2 gene encoding putative phosphate transport system ATP-binding protein has product MIDTLVKTQPVFEVNNLSVYYNNTVALRDVTLDVPANKITAFIGPSGCGKSTLLRCFNRTNDLIRGAKVTGKLHYRGVDLHGATIEPVAVRRKIGMVFQQPNPFPKTIYDNIAFAVRTNYPKADLDEVVETALRQAALWDEVKDKLNKSGMSLSGGQQQRLCIARAIALKPDVILMDEPCSALDPIATLKIEELMMDLKQNYTIVIVTHNMQQASRVSDYTAFFNAEALSGGRRVGYLVEMDETQTIFTTPNDELTLSYVSGQFG; this is encoded by the coding sequence ATGATTGACACCCTCGTAAAGACTCAACCTGTTTTTGAAGTCAATAATCTCTCGGTTTATTACAACAACACCGTCGCGTTGCGGGATGTCACCCTTGATGTCCCGGCCAATAAAATCACTGCCTTTATCGGGCCTTCGGGTTGTGGCAAAAGTACCCTACTCCGTTGTTTCAACCGCACCAATGATCTCATTCGCGGTGCTAAGGTAACGGGGAAATTACATTATCGGGGGGTTGATCTCCATGGTGCAACAATTGAACCAGTGGCGGTGCGGCGAAAAATCGGCATGGTGTTTCAGCAGCCCAACCCTTTCCCGAAGACAATCTATGACAATATTGCCTTTGCGGTGCGGACAAATTACCCGAAGGCTGACCTCGATGAAGTGGTCGAAACTGCCCTGCGTCAAGCAGCGCTCTGGGATGAAGTAAAAGATAAGCTTAATAAAAGTGGGATGTCTCTGTCAGGAGGGCAACAGCAGCGCCTCTGTATCGCCCGGGCGATCGCCCTCAAGCCCGATGTCATTTTGATGGACGAACCCTGTTCCGCCCTAGATCCGATCGCCACCCTCAAGATTGAGGAGTTGATGATGGATCTCAAGCAGAATTACACCATTGTGATCGTCACCCACAACATGCAACAGGCTTCTCGCGTATCCGACTACACGGCCTTTTTTAACGCCGAAGCCCTGAGCGGTGGTCGCCGCGTCGGTTATCTCGTAGAAATGGACGAAACCCAAACGATCTTTACGACGCCCAACGATGAACTGACCCTCAGCTATGTCAGCGGTCAATTTGGCTAA
- a CDS encoding hypothetical protein (conserved hypothetical protein), with translation MVHWEFLLQKKGDRRWEIPKTATLNLAVGEYRIAAKGAAQIEIHCEITAPQGQTKRRKTTNHQGLLAIMPFRRLEIGQWCITCRSLDPANPWEKSLRLQVAAPAPIFQPLPLPPTPDLLSFETDFSLTGEPRPPKTTQKVLDDSLAQLLGTTAPPTAAAPALDPVPPPAIELAPPVVDNPETLLQNSLAELDDLLQEELEPIWESPAQTPTPPPEISAVSLPCHFQLAQTIYSWHGPQDIILQGEIHGSVATPTAAGILTVSLRDPESATVVATATQAIALGSFPQSFVQSITPPALGQALVLLGELTLNSQTGELLGAQTFSLVADYQMIAARLEPQETATLSSPNPVTPSKPLKLPIPEVSATPRKPAPAEPSILPPKLKSPGKKTSPGLDLPNFVSAPSPAPEPPGEAIAPEMSDPPSLTEQPEVPQAPESPDLPTRPGSFLDDLPEPTAPPESPGESLDPDPAADLDWNSRFFTRLNALVSEGNDSHWLVSHPPAPPKPMETEAAKETELSSEAPTAETDMAKTKAGAAPTPGAKPFPRLEIVVDSLWDEIMESPEVVSDNGERPEVLELSSPEASAPTESENKPDFSIVPEPQLLLDKANYQVGEIARVQVTLPSAGDRLYVKLWLRDRQTRELLAGPFQLTDFTPKLGGQFQGQQMLPLPPGTLEVRFEAIAIDPRSQQESRRATFDCRVLPDLAADTIDWQALEAED, from the coding sequence ATGGTGCATTGGGAGTTTCTACTGCAGAAAAAAGGCGATCGCCGTTGGGAGATCCCCAAAACAGCGACCCTCAACCTTGCCGTCGGGGAGTACCGTATTGCTGCCAAGGGCGCTGCCCAAATAGAAATCCACTGCGAAATCACCGCTCCCCAAGGGCAAACCAAGCGCCGAAAAACAACTAATCACCAGGGTCTTTTGGCAATTATGCCCTTTCGTCGGCTTGAGATTGGTCAATGGTGTATTACCTGCCGCAGCCTTGATCCGGCGAATCCTTGGGAAAAAAGCCTGAGGCTCCAAGTTGCTGCCCCAGCGCCTATTTTCCAGCCCTTGCCCCTACCCCCTACCCCAGATCTGCTGTCCTTTGAGACAGATTTTTCCCTTACCGGAGAACCCCGCCCCCCGAAGACAACCCAAAAGGTGTTGGATGATTCCCTTGCGCAGTTGCTAGGCACAACTGCGCCGCCCACTGCCGCAGCGCCTGCCCTCGACCCAGTGCCGCCCCCGGCGATAGAGCTAGCGCCCCCTGTCGTGGACAATCCTGAAACCCTCCTACAAAATTCCCTCGCCGAGTTGGATGACTTACTCCAAGAAGAACTAGAGCCCATTTGGGAAAGCCCCGCACAAACCCCAACCCCCCCACCGGAGATCTCTGCGGTATCTCTTCCTTGTCATTTTCAGTTAGCCCAAACGATTTACAGTTGGCATGGGCCCCAAGACATTATTCTCCAGGGGGAAATCCATGGGAGCGTAGCCACTCCCACCGCTGCGGGAATTTTGACTGTATCCCTGCGAGATCCTGAAAGTGCCACGGTGGTCGCGACGGCAACCCAGGCGATCGCCCTTGGTTCATTCCCCCAGTCCTTTGTCCAAAGCATTACCCCACCTGCATTGGGGCAAGCCTTAGTCCTCCTAGGAGAGCTGACCCTCAATAGCCAAACGGGGGAACTCTTAGGGGCACAAACTTTTAGCCTCGTGGCAGACTATCAGATGATCGCCGCCCGCCTCGAACCCCAAGAAACGGCCACTCTAAGCTCCCCCAACCCTGTGACTCCAAGCAAACCTTTGAAATTGCCCATACCAGAGGTGAGCGCTACGCCCCGTAAACCGGCCCCAGCAGAGCCATCGATCCTCCCGCCAAAATTAAAATCTCCAGGGAAAAAAACCAGCCCAGGCCTCGATCTACCCAATTTTGTCTCAGCTCCGTCCCCCGCGCCAGAACCCCCAGGGGAGGCGATCGCCCCGGAAATGAGTGACCCTCCTTCCTTAACCGAACAACCAGAAGTTCCCCAAGCACCAGAATCCCCAGACCTACCAACGCGCCCGGGTAGCTTCCTCGATGACCTACCTGAACCCACCGCCCCCCCAGAGTCCCCAGGGGAATCCCTCGACCCCGATCCAGCTGCAGACTTAGATTGGAATTCCCGCTTTTTTACCCGCCTTAATGCCCTGGTGAGTGAGGGGAACGATTCCCATTGGTTGGTGAGCCATCCACCGGCTCCCCCAAAACCCATGGAAACAGAAGCAGCAAAAGAAACTGAACTTTCATCTGAAGCGCCGACAGCTGAAACCGACATGGCTAAAACTAAGGCGGGAGCGGCTCCAACTCCTGGGGCCAAGCCTTTTCCCCGCCTAGAAATTGTTGTCGATAGTCTTTGGGATGAAATAATGGAAAGCCCGGAGGTGGTTTCAGACAATGGGGAGAGGCCAGAGGTGCTTGAGCTCAGTTCCCCAGAAGCATCCGCACCGACGGAAAGCGAGAACAAGCCGGATTTTTCAATTGTCCCGGAGCCCCAACTCTTGCTTGATAAAGCGAATTATCAAGTGGGCGAAATCGCCAGGGTTCAGGTCACTTTGCCCAGTGCTGGTGATCGTCTTTATGTAAAGTTATGGTTGCGTGATCGACAAACCCGGGAACTTTTGGCCGGGCCATTCCAACTGACTGACTTTACCCCCAAATTAGGAGGGCAATTCCAAGGCCAGCAAATGTTACCCCTGCCCCCCGGGACTCTGGAAGTGCGCTTTGAGGCGATCGCCATCGACCCCCGCTCCCAACAGGAGAGCCGTCGGGCCACTTTTGATTGTCGAGTTCTACCCGATCTCGCTGCTGACACCATCGATTGGCAAGCCCTCGAGGCGGAAGACTGA
- the pstA gene encoding putative phosphate ABC transporter permease protein, producing MDTFDNHSAPVFLQESDLSKSAIPLYRRALSVLLTGLVIAFTASVLIPLAAVVYSVSKKGINQLKFPTVFTELPPPPGLTEGGFGHAIIGTLMTLSVATVIAVPFGVLAAIYLAEFGKGTKIAQIVKFSCNVLTGVPAILCGLFAYSIVVLPMRSFSAFSGGVATGVLMLPIIVRAAEEALLLVPSEMRQASIGIGATRFQTITQIVIPTAMPALTTGIVLALGRAAGEAAPLLFTAFNNNFWSNDLFQPVATLPVLIYFFSIIPYKASQDLAWAAAMMLVFIVLIFSIAARFFSRQKVV from the coding sequence ATGGATACTTTCGATAACCATTCAGCTCCGGTATTTCTCCAAGAGTCAGACCTCTCAAAGAGTGCAATTCCCCTCTACCGTCGGGCTCTGTCCGTCCTTCTGACTGGTTTGGTGATTGCCTTTACCGCCTCGGTATTGATTCCTTTAGCCGCAGTGGTTTACAGCGTCTCAAAAAAGGGGATCAACCAACTCAAATTTCCGACCGTTTTCACAGAGCTCCCACCACCGCCAGGGCTCACTGAAGGGGGATTTGGTCATGCGATCATTGGCACCTTGATGACCCTGAGTGTGGCGACGGTGATTGCCGTGCCTTTTGGGGTGCTGGCAGCGATTTACCTAGCAGAATTTGGGAAAGGGACGAAGATCGCCCAAATTGTGAAATTTTCCTGTAACGTCCTCACCGGGGTGCCCGCGATTCTCTGTGGCCTATTTGCCTACTCCATTGTTGTGTTGCCGATGCGGAGCTTCTCTGCGTTTTCGGGGGGAGTTGCGACTGGGGTGTTGATGTTACCCATCATCGTCCGGGCTGCTGAGGAAGCTTTATTGCTCGTGCCCAGTGAAATGCGCCAGGCTTCAATTGGGATTGGGGCGACTCGCTTTCAGACGATTACACAAATTGTCATCCCTACGGCAATGCCTGCTTTAACCACGGGGATTGTTTTGGCTTTGGGGCGCGCAGCAGGAGAGGCAGCGCCGCTATTGTTTACGGCTTTTAATAATAATTTCTGGTCTAATGATCTGTTTCAGCCCGTAGCAACCTTACCGGTTTTAATTTATTTTTTCTCGATCATTCCCTACAAGGCTTCCCAGGATTTGGCTTGGGCAGCGGCGATGATGTTGGTCTTTATTGTGTTGATTTTTAGTATTGCGGCGCGTTTCTTTAGTCGGCAAAAAGTTGTTTAG
- the recF_1 gene encoding DNA repair and genetic recombination protein: MYLQTLHLRNFRNYHHQQVDFSAQKTILIGNNAQGKSNLLEAVELLASLKTHRTSRDADLVHQGEITASIQASIDRAYGSVEFDLLLRRQGGRTLKRNGETLRRQLDGLGTLNAVEFSCLDLDLVRGGPDCRRQWVDNLLVQLEPLYARILQEYQQVLKQRNALLKTLKKLHREQAAIPSDLTQQLSLWDLQLAATGSRVTRRRSRGLARLIPLAQAWHRDISNQAETLEITYCPNIPWEQDDPHHVQQACLEKIEQRRQAEQYQGSSMVGPHRDEIEFTINGTPARFYGSQGQQRTLVLALKLAELQLIETIIGEPPLLLLDDVLAELDPFRQNQLLDTIQTRFQTLITTTHLNSFGANWLNHAQILTVNQGMLRPYVRPFSETYGP; encoded by the coding sequence ATGTATTTGCAAACCCTGCACCTCCGTAATTTTCGCAACTACCACCATCAGCAGGTTGATTTTTCCGCCCAAAAAACGATCCTGATCGGCAACAATGCCCAGGGGAAATCGAACCTCCTTGAAGCCGTCGAACTCTTGGCCAGCCTCAAAACTCACCGCACCAGCCGCGACGCCGACCTTGTGCACCAGGGAGAAATCACAGCCAGCATCCAAGCTTCCATTGACCGGGCCTATGGCAGCGTCGAATTTGACCTGTTGCTGCGGCGGCAGGGGGGCAGAACCCTCAAGCGCAATGGTGAAACCCTGCGGCGGCAATTGGATGGTCTGGGAACTTTGAATGCCGTGGAGTTTTCCTGTCTTGATTTGGATTTAGTGCGGGGCGGCCCCGACTGTCGTCGCCAGTGGGTCGATAACCTGTTAGTACAGCTTGAACCCCTCTATGCTCGGATTTTGCAGGAATATCAACAGGTCCTCAAACAGCGCAATGCTCTCTTAAAAACCCTCAAGAAACTCCACCGGGAGCAGGCCGCTATTCCCAGCGATTTAACCCAACAACTGTCCCTCTGGGATCTACAATTAGCGGCCACCGGCTCCCGTGTGACCCGCAGGCGATCGCGTGGTTTAGCCAGACTCATTCCTCTGGCCCAGGCCTGGCACCGAGACATTAGCAACCAAGCCGAAACCCTAGAAATTACCTACTGTCCAAACATCCCCTGGGAGCAAGACGACCCCCATCACGTACAGCAAGCCTGCCTCGAGAAAATTGAACAACGCCGCCAGGCAGAGCAATACCAAGGCAGTAGCATGGTCGGCCCCCACCGTGACGAAATTGAATTTACGATCAACGGCACTCCAGCCCGTTTCTATGGCTCCCAAGGGCAACAGCGGACCCTTGTTCTCGCCCTGAAATTGGCAGAGTTGCAACTGATTGAAACCATCATTGGCGAGCCCCCCCTCTTGCTTCTCGATGATGTCCTCGCTGAATTAGACCCTTTCCGACAAAATCAACTGCTCGACACTATCCAAACCCGTTTTCAAACCCTGATCACCACTACCCACCTCAATTCCTTTGGGGCAAACTGGTTAAACCACGCCCAAATTTTGACAGTAAATCAGGGGATGCTCCGGCCCTATGTTCGTCCTTTTTCAGAAACCTATGGCCCTTGA
- a CDS encoding hypothetical protein (conserved hypothetical protein), whose amino-acid sequence MIANPSNSPSFNVDNVTPLPQGGASVPISVYKQLAKELKETQAEIASLQTENRQLRAHNRTLHQQVHQVVQSTERLKQMVSRHDFGIQPLPPATAAHRQPKAKSPTPQLTVVPMPPEAQRFTTLQPEIFASETELDPGINAWVLLVAAIAIIFTSFGAGYMVVLPLLNNHNGPSR is encoded by the coding sequence ATGATTGCCAATCCCTCTAATTCCCCAAGCTTCAATGTGGACAATGTCACCCCTTTGCCCCAGGGGGGAGCTTCGGTGCCCATTTCTGTGTACAAGCAACTCGCCAAGGAACTGAAAGAGACCCAAGCAGAAATTGCATCGCTCCAGACAGAAAATCGGCAACTCCGGGCCCATAACCGCACTTTACATCAGCAGGTCCACCAGGTCGTGCAGTCCACAGAACGCCTCAAGCAGATGGTCAGCCGCCATGATTTTGGGATTCAACCCTTGCCCCCAGCAACTGCGGCACACCGTCAGCCCAAGGCGAAGTCTCCCACTCCGCAACTCACCGTTGTACCTATGCCCCCTGAAGCGCAGCGGTTTACAACATTACAGCCAGAAATCTTTGCAAGTGAGACGGAATTAGATCCAGGCATTAATGCCTGGGTGCTATTGGTGGCGGCGATCGCCATTATTTTTACGTCATTTGGGGCGGGATACATGGTAGTTTTACCTCTGCTGAACAATCACAACGGGCCATCTCGCTAA
- the speE gene encoding spermidine synthase, whose protein sequence is MAGSEVKADYWINEYITPWDIYSHGITKILAYKQTQFQEMAIVESGAYGKALVLDGKWQSCTGDEFLYHEPLVHPAMIAHGAPKKVLILGAGEGATVREVLRWQSVEKVMMVDIDGEVVEACKEYLPEMHQGVFDDPRLDLRIEDAFKILETTTEKWDVIISDLSDPIEEGPSFKLFTKEYFQQLKDVLAPGGIVAVQAGPTAPANLRLHARLVNTLKAVYANVSSYSTPISSYGSPWGFAICTDGDLNLRPDPEAVDQLLAEQTTGGFKIIDGLTLLGMLQTFRHIREAIATHTEVFTLAEPPKFFGKGHKAQ, encoded by the coding sequence ATGGCAGGTAGTGAAGTTAAAGCCGACTATTGGATTAATGAGTACATTACACCCTGGGATATCTACAGCCACGGGATCACCAAGATTTTGGCCTATAAACAAACCCAATTTCAAGAAATGGCGATCGTCGAAAGTGGTGCCTATGGCAAAGCCCTAGTGCTTGATGGCAAATGGCAATCCTGTACCGGAGACGAATTTCTCTACCATGAACCCCTCGTTCACCCGGCCATGATCGCCCACGGCGCCCCGAAAAAGGTCTTAATTCTTGGTGCTGGAGAAGGGGCCACCGTGCGAGAAGTATTGCGCTGGCAGTCCGTTGAAAAAGTGATGATGGTGGATATCGACGGCGAAGTTGTTGAAGCCTGCAAAGAGTATCTCCCGGAGATGCACCAGGGGGTCTTTGATGATCCGCGTTTAGACCTACGCATTGAAGACGCCTTCAAAATTTTAGAAACCACTACCGAAAAGTGGGATGTAATCATTTCTGACCTGTCGGATCCCATTGAGGAAGGCCCTTCCTTTAAACTCTTTACTAAGGAGTATTTCCAGCAACTTAAGGATGTGCTCGCTCCCGGTGGCATTGTTGCTGTTCAGGCAGGCCCCACCGCACCGGCGAATTTACGGCTCCATGCGCGACTGGTGAATACCCTTAAGGCGGTTTACGCCAACGTTTCTTCCTACTCGACGCCCATTTCCAGCTATGGCTCCCCCTGGGGTTTTGCGATCTGCACCGATGGCGATCTGAATCTACGGCCCGACCCGGAAGCCGTGGATCAACTGTTGGCTGAGCAAACCACTGGTGGCTTTAAGATTATCGATGGTTTAACCCTATTGGGAATGTTGCAAACCTTCCGGCACATTCGTGAGGCGATCGCCACCCATACCGAAGTCTTTACCCTAGCAGAACCGCCAAAATTCTTCGGGAAAGGCCACAAAGCCCAGTAG
- a CDS encoding hydrolase, alpha/beta fold family, producing the protein MSAIVSPNVVTENPPSQFWAWRGYDIHYVQAGNSQGKPPLLLVHGFGASTDHWRKNITVLQNEFSVWAIDLLGFGRSPKAPIVYSGALWRDQLRDFINEVIGEPVVLAGNSLGGYASLCAAAQCPAVAKGLILLNSAGPFSDPVKAQPSPLKKAFRKVLFSPLSIQLIFQYTKRRSTIRKTLQKVYVNQDAVTERLIDEIQRPSNDPGAAKVFAAVFNTPEGAKVDHLLEELDRPLLMIWGEKDPWIRARERGAKFKQHYPNLTEYYLASGHCPHDDTPELVNPLIRDWVNQTF; encoded by the coding sequence ATGAGTGCTATTGTTTCCCCCAATGTCGTTACAGAAAATCCTCCAAGTCAGTTTTGGGCTTGGCGTGGCTACGATATTCACTATGTTCAGGCAGGCAATAGCCAAGGGAAGCCGCCTTTATTGCTTGTTCATGGTTTTGGGGCTTCTACGGACCACTGGCGCAAAAATATTACGGTCCTCCAAAATGAATTTTCAGTGTGGGCGATCGATTTGCTCGGCTTTGGGCGATCGCCTAAAGCCCCCATTGTCTACAGCGGGGCACTGTGGCGGGATCAGCTGCGGGACTTTATCAACGAAGTGATTGGCGAACCCGTGGTGCTGGCGGGGAATTCTCTGGGGGGTTATGCGTCTCTCTGTGCGGCGGCCCAATGTCCAGCGGTGGCGAAAGGTTTGATTCTGCTCAACAGTGCCGGCCCCTTTAGTGACCCAGTCAAAGCTCAACCTTCCCCCTTGAAAAAAGCGTTTCGCAAGGTGCTGTTTAGCCCCCTTTCGATTCAATTGATTTTCCAATACACCAAAAGGCGATCGACCATCCGCAAAACCCTGCAAAAGGTTTATGTGAACCAGGATGCTGTCACCGAACGCCTCATCGACGAAATTCAGCGCCCTTCCAATGATCCAGGGGCAGCCAAGGTTTTCGCCGCTGTTTTCAACACCCCAGAAGGAGCCAAAGTCGATCATCTCCTGGAAGAACTAGACCGACCATTATTGATGATTTGGGGTGAAAAAGATCCCTGGATTCGGGCCCGGGAACGGGGGGCAAAATTTAAACAGCACTACCCAAACCTCACCGAATATTACCTAGCGTCAGGGCACTGTCCCCACGACGACACACCGGAGCTGGTGAATCCTTTAATCCGTGACTGGGTAAACCAAACTTTTTAG
- a CDS encoding CAAX amino terminal protease family protein — translation MGLLFAEFLLYLPFWVKRVHGEMKPLRRFGLVWQPPNAVDLIIGLAYGLGFTWALLIFEDLLGFIDLIPPTTALTRIVIEGALSGLGVALAEELVFRGWIYDEFDRDYGPQASLWGSALLFAALHFLKPLPEMLRTLPVFPGLTLLGLTLVWAKRSRSGRLGKPIGIHGGLVWGYYIFNVGGLIQYKEGVSPWLTGIDGNPLGGLWGILFLVVLAGLMARAARKSPSRKRPL, via the coding sequence ATGGGGCTGCTTTTTGCCGAATTTCTGCTTTATCTTCCTTTTTGGGTCAAACGAGTCCACGGCGAGATGAAACCTTTGCGGCGGTTTGGCCTGGTTTGGCAGCCCCCGAATGCCGTTGATTTAATCATCGGCTTGGCCTATGGCTTGGGCTTCACCTGGGCACTGCTGATTTTTGAAGACCTCCTAGGGTTTATTGATCTCATCCCGCCGACCACCGCGCTCACCCGCATCGTCATCGAAGGAGCCCTCAGTGGCTTGGGGGTTGCCCTGGCGGAGGAGTTGGTTTTTCGGGGCTGGATTTATGATGAATTCGACCGGGACTATGGCCCGCAAGCCTCCCTCTGGGGGAGTGCGCTGCTCTTCGCTGCTCTCCATTTCCTGAAGCCTTTACCCGAGATGCTCCGGACTCTGCCAGTATTCCCTGGGTTGACGCTACTGGGTTTAACTTTGGTCTGGGCCAAGCGATCGCGCTCTGGACGTTTAGGCAAACCAATCGGCATCCATGGCGGGCTTGTGTGGGGCTACTACATTTTTAATGTGGGGGGATTAATTCAATACAAGGAAGGGGTATCCCCCTGGTTGACTGGCATTGATGGTAATCCCCTCGGTGGTCTATGGGGAATTTTGTTCCTCGTGGTTTTGGCTGGACTCATGGCCCGCGCCGCCCGGAAATCCCCCTCAAGAAAAAGACCCCTCTAA